The proteins below come from a single Vibrio diazotrophicus genomic window:
- the astB gene encoding N-succinylarginine dihydrolase → MSAYEVNFDGLVGLTHNYAGLSFGNVASTSNKNAVANPKLAALQGLAKMKNLADSGFKQGVLPPQERPCVHTLRTLGFSGTDAEVIAQAAKKAPQLLANVSSASSMWVANAATVSPSADTADGKVHFTVANLNNKFHRSIEDQTTSNALKAIFADNQHFAHHAALPQQMLFGDEGAANHNRLCRSYGDKGVEVFVYGRQAFGGQVEPKIFPARQTREASEAVARLHQLDESQTVFLQQNPDVIDQGVFHNDVIAVSNGPVLFHHQEAFLNQAPVFDEIRRKLGQFDCEFTPIEVPTNKVSVQDAVGTYLFNSQLLTKADGSMVIVVPEESRKNERVWTYLTELTQSGGPINEVKVFDLRESMCNGGGPACLRLRVVLNEQELKAANPHALMNDALYGSLTQWVNKHYRDRLTEADLADPQLLIENRTALDELTQIMNLGSIYPFQR, encoded by the coding sequence ATGTCAGCTTATGAAGTTAACTTTGATGGTCTTGTCGGTTTAACGCACAACTATGCGGGTCTTTCGTTTGGTAACGTTGCGTCTACATCGAACAAAAACGCAGTAGCAAACCCGAAACTCGCAGCGCTACAAGGCTTAGCGAAGATGAAAAACCTTGCAGATTCAGGATTCAAGCAAGGTGTACTTCCTCCGCAAGAGCGCCCATGCGTTCACACTCTGCGTACTTTAGGTTTCTCAGGTACCGATGCAGAAGTGATTGCTCAAGCTGCGAAAAAAGCACCACAACTGCTTGCGAATGTCAGTTCAGCATCATCAATGTGGGTAGCCAACGCGGCAACCGTTTCACCTTCTGCGGACACTGCGGATGGTAAAGTTCACTTCACTGTGGCGAACCTCAACAACAAGTTCCACCGCTCCATTGAAGATCAAACCACCAGCAATGCGTTAAAAGCGATTTTTGCTGATAATCAACACTTTGCTCACCATGCTGCGCTACCACAGCAAATGCTATTTGGTGACGAAGGTGCAGCGAACCACAACCGCTTATGTCGAAGCTATGGCGACAAAGGCGTTGAAGTGTTCGTGTATGGTCGCCAAGCCTTTGGTGGTCAGGTTGAACCTAAAATCTTCCCTGCTCGTCAAACGCGTGAAGCAAGCGAAGCAGTGGCTCGTCTGCATCAGTTAGACGAATCACAAACCGTATTCCTACAGCAGAACCCAGATGTGATTGACCAAGGCGTCTTCCACAACGACGTGATTGCAGTAAGTAACGGTCCAGTTCTGTTCCATCACCAAGAAGCGTTCCTCAATCAAGCGCCTGTGTTTGATGAAATTCGCCGCAAGCTAGGCCAATTTGATTGTGAATTTACTCCAATCGAAGTACCGACCAACAAAGTATCAGTGCAAGACGCAGTGGGCACTTACCTATTCAACAGCCAGCTTCTAACCAAAGCTGACGGCAGTATGGTAATTGTGGTTCCAGAAGAGTCACGTAAGAACGAGCGCGTTTGGACATACCTGACAGAGCTAACCCAAAGCGGTGGCCCAATCAACGAAGTGAAAGTATTCGACCTACGCGAAAGTATGTGTAATGGTGGTGGTCCAGCTTGTCTGCGTTTGCGTGTTGTTCTTAACGAACAAGAGCTTAAAGCCGCGAACCCGCATGCACTAATGAATGATGCGCTTTATGGTTCGCTGACTCAGTGGGTGAATAAACACTACCGTGATCGCCTGACTGAAGCTGATTTGGCAGACCCACAGCTACTGATTGAAAACCGCACTGCACTGGATGAGCTGACTCAAATCATGAACCTTGGTTCAATCTACCCATTCCAACGCTAA
- the astE gene encoding succinylglutamate desuccinylase encodes MDFLKQTLSGEAFSPASGETATLRWNCPAQGIIAFEPIAFSDSPQSKSVVISAGIHGNETAPIEIVSELVQDFLAERRSLNVRLLVILGNLEAMRTGDRYLEVDMNRLFSGKHANYEACEETRRAQVIEQQVISFFEQQPNTQRVHFDLHTARKPSFHLRFGLLPYVESGKYQPEMIEWLRNVGLEALVINHAPAATFSYFSSQTCGAQSCTLELGKALPFGENDLSQFVGIKEGLIALTTGTPCPDNSAPKMPVYKVSQELTKLTEAFELNFAESVQNFTAFEKGSLLATDGDKEYRVEQDQEWLIFPNSGVRPGLRAGLMLTQTALNDWIA; translated from the coding sequence ATGGATTTTTTAAAACAGACATTATCAGGGGAAGCCTTTTCCCCTGCATCAGGTGAAACCGCCACTTTGCGTTGGAATTGTCCGGCGCAAGGTATTATCGCTTTCGAACCTATAGCGTTCTCAGATAGCCCACAATCGAAAAGTGTGGTTATCTCCGCAGGCATTCACGGTAACGAAACCGCGCCTATCGAGATTGTTTCTGAGTTGGTTCAGGATTTTCTAGCAGAGAGACGTTCTTTGAATGTTCGCTTGCTAGTCATTCTTGGTAACCTCGAAGCGATGCGCACAGGTGACCGCTACCTAGAAGTGGACATGAACCGCTTATTCAGTGGTAAGCATGCCAACTATGAAGCGTGTGAAGAAACTCGTCGCGCACAAGTCATTGAACAGCAAGTGATCTCGTTCTTTGAACAACAACCCAATACTCAGCGCGTTCACTTTGACCTGCATACCGCAAGAAAGCCGTCTTTCCATTTGCGATTTGGTCTACTTCCTTATGTAGAATCTGGTAAGTATCAACCTGAAATGATCGAATGGCTACGTAATGTCGGCTTAGAAGCGCTGGTGATCAACCATGCTCCAGCAGCAACGTTCAGCTACTTCAGCAGCCAAACTTGCGGTGCCCAAAGCTGCACTTTAGAGCTAGGTAAAGCACTGCCATTTGGCGAAAACGATCTTTCTCAGTTTGTTGGTATCAAAGAAGGCTTAATCGCCCTCACAACAGGCACTCCTTGCCCTGACAACAGCGCACCAAAAATGCCGGTTTATAAAGTCAGCCAAGAGCTAACTAAACTAACCGAAGCTTTTGAACTGAATTTTGCCGAAAGCGTGCAGAACTTCACCGCATTCGAAAAAGGCAGTTTGCTTGCTACCGACGGCGATAAAGAGTACCGCGTTGAACAAGATCAAGAGTGGCTGATTTTCCCGAACAGCGGCGTTCGTCCGGGTCTACGAGCGGGTTTAATGCTCACTCAAACCGCATTAAATGACTGGATAGCTTAA
- a CDS encoding cell envelope integrity protein TolA, with the protein MLISMRTVLLSALLGLLIGCATNPSVSTGSNLSLSDLAIVDNGKAKLVLYRNWHFVNGGVPSAFYINDEMVCEFRSGLCSLELTPGEYNISFALPSITIKEGIKPSESTNSFVSHIKAVLKPNTLYSIYSDGKGSRTSGLVTGLSNDALGTEVYMPNATAFVPILSYELVLERQLKKEKQDEINRIEAERLAKLKELEAQKKVEEQRHERQKIEQEKRIKAEQAAKLQKEKEEAERQRLAKIEASKTPEQRALEKALVEWKSDRASLQKSLDAEYKSLRREWSKRCQDVLNDFFQADLGPGEHMCTACDRCDDSKSSALERLTEQNERRMAQWTRANPKPTLESVAMSANAKATSASPSNHPSSLRITKMYYKDAYAETTISIPAEFFGKYVFTKEDTPGFDQTYIFNKDGTGSYKSNPEGYYKTRKITQWGVLVENNEIFKKNVTYRYYEQRTTSAMIIVFLLEDGEAGTNVFFINDGHPSVFGPYGAVIHKVEQ; encoded by the coding sequence ATGTTAATATCGATGCGAACTGTACTTTTATCTGCATTACTAGGGCTTTTAATTGGGTGTGCGACGAATCCATCCGTATCAACAGGTAGTAATCTCAGTCTGTCTGACTTAGCTATTGTTGATAACGGTAAGGCAAAGTTGGTTCTTTACAGAAACTGGCATTTTGTGAATGGTGGTGTGCCATCTGCTTTTTATATCAATGACGAAATGGTGTGCGAGTTCCGCTCAGGTTTATGTTCATTGGAACTTACACCGGGTGAATACAATATTTCTTTTGCATTGCCATCCATTACCATTAAAGAAGGTATTAAACCAAGTGAGAGTACCAACTCATTCGTAAGCCATATCAAAGCGGTGTTAAAGCCAAACACCTTATATAGTATTTATTCGGATGGTAAAGGTAGCCGAACTAGTGGATTAGTCACAGGTTTATCAAACGACGCTCTTGGTACTGAAGTGTACATGCCTAACGCAACGGCATTCGTACCAATCCTAAGTTATGAATTAGTATTGGAAAGGCAACTCAAAAAAGAAAAGCAGGATGAAATAAACCGCATTGAAGCAGAAAGGCTTGCCAAACTCAAAGAGTTGGAGGCCCAGAAGAAGGTTGAAGAACAAAGACACGAACGACAAAAAATTGAACAAGAAAAACGCATAAAAGCCGAGCAAGCCGCTAAGTTGCAAAAGGAAAAAGAAGAGGCAGAACGCCAAAGACTGGCGAAGATAGAAGCCTCTAAAACGCCTGAACAAAGAGCCCTCGAAAAGGCGTTGGTAGAGTGGAAAAGTGATCGAGCAAGTTTGCAAAAAAGCTTGGACGCCGAATATAAAAGCCTCAGGCGTGAATGGAGCAAACGTTGCCAAGATGTGTTAAATGACTTTTTTCAGGCTGACTTGGGCCCAGGAGAGCATATGTGCACTGCCTGCGACCGCTGTGATGACAGTAAAAGCAGTGCCCTTGAACGTTTAACAGAACAAAATGAAAGAAGAATGGCTCAATGGACTCGAGCCAATCCCAAGCCAACCCTTGAATCGGTAGCTATGAGTGCAAATGCAAAAGCGACAAGCGCATCTCCAAGTAACCATCCTTCATCGCTTCGAATAACAAAAATGTATTACAAAGATGCTTACGCAGAAACAACCATATCGATTCCCGCAGAGTTCTTTGGTAAATATGTTTTTACAAAAGAAGACACGCCAGGTTTCGATCAAACCTACATATTTAACAAAGACGGTACTGGCTCTTACAAGAGCAATCCAGAGGGTTATTACAAAACAAGAAAAATAACCCAATGGGGTGTTTTAGTTGAAAACAATGAGATCTTTAAAAAGAATGTGACCTATCGTTATTATGAGCAAAGAACGACAAGTGCCATGATTATTGTATTCCTATTGGAAGATGGTGAAGCAGGCACGAACGTGTTCTTTATTAATGATGGCCACCCCTCTGTCTTTGGTCCTTATGGAGCAGTCATACATAAGGTTGAACAGTGA
- a CDS encoding ABC transporter substrate-binding protein: MNMTFSSKFLGLLLLSLAVRAEEVKIYTWEEYISPELIDAYQKETGNSIELVFFENELLRDEVINTGRGNIYDLIIVDSINLQSMYRLGKFHSLASPTITHRENLNHQATVSCGEGGNPYMWGSMGIVYRNSQTDRAVTSWIELFNPRSEHKNKITIPLDDIDTIAAALLALNYDPFTSDQQQLKEAFDLLQNVKPHILAMRNTASYTLEHQQQSEVNIGLAYSGEGYLINEQMQVEDWSYVVPKEGTLIWHECFAAPKGHPIKQATIEFLSFINRPDISAINAESVWYATSNDAAIKLTSDEYQLDSELFPDPEVLERSYLYREIDVEGMKLRNRMISVLNQ, from the coding sequence ATGAATATGACATTTTCATCCAAATTTTTGGGGCTCTTACTATTGAGCCTTGCGGTAAGAGCGGAAGAAGTGAAGATTTACACTTGGGAAGAGTATATATCGCCGGAGTTGATTGATGCGTATCAGAAGGAAACTGGCAACAGTATTGAGCTGGTATTTTTTGAAAACGAACTACTTCGAGATGAGGTTATCAACACTGGGCGTGGTAATATTTATGATTTGATTATCGTTGATAGCATCAATCTCCAGTCGATGTATCGGCTTGGAAAATTTCATTCATTAGCATCACCAACAATTACTCATCGCGAAAACCTAAACCACCAAGCAACGGTCAGTTGTGGGGAAGGTGGCAATCCTTACATGTGGGGTTCTATGGGTATTGTTTACCGTAATTCGCAAACCGATCGTGCAGTTACCAGTTGGATCGAACTGTTTAATCCACGGAGTGAACATAAAAACAAAATTACAATTCCACTTGATGATATAGACACCATAGCTGCGGCGTTATTGGCTTTGAACTATGATCCTTTTACTAGTGATCAACAGCAACTTAAGGAAGCGTTTGATCTGCTACAAAATGTTAAGCCACATATACTGGCTATGCGTAACACCGCCAGCTATACCCTAGAACATCAGCAGCAATCCGAAGTCAACATCGGGCTTGCCTATTCGGGTGAAGGCTATTTAATCAATGAACAAATGCAAGTTGAAGATTGGAGTTATGTGGTCCCCAAAGAAGGCACTTTGATTTGGCATGAATGCTTTGCCGCCCCGAAAGGACATCCCATTAAACAGGCAACAATTGAGTTTTTGAGCTTTATCAATCGCCCCGATATTTCAGCGATTAATGCTGAGTCTGTTTGGTATGCCACTTCCAACGATGCTGCAATAAAACTAACCAGTGATGAATACCAGCTTGACTCGGAGTTGTTTCCTGACCCAGAGGTGCTAGAGAGAAGTTACTTGTATCGCGAAATAGATGTTGAAGGAATGAAACTA
- a CDS encoding putative bifunctional diguanylate cyclase/phosphodiesterase: MYKYQRLLILSANLPVLLAINIVIAFTLVMTDMYGTVIGQEKLCWLILLISVTAFRYFVHSYFSNDNKHKLDLHFVGVVIAGLTWAFYPYLFHQSMSTKETMLSLIIFCGMSGGSVTLLSCDLRSAIAYVSLTIFPYSVVLIMSGDPSLESLGLMGLLYGVALCITAVKSSRIIFSLIDSQAKVEAIASDLEIDSHNKDQKISMLEQRDMLTGLLNRKSFISAITLIKAKNNQHRSLNGFVHIDIEKLHNVNQNYGHQYGDHIITKVGEVLKNIDKFYDTCSARYGNDEFTIHIKVNTEEEILKFIATIKKQLSVYFQLDNIRVKPDYYFGYYIGDDSISINQAMRNAYLAVTQGKKSNTRVCCYDTKIQEDQQRNQYLRYHLKAAIGAENFFMNFQPIVRCSNQEVHSFEALVRWKLENKNISPAEFISVAEEHGLIVELGQLILKMSIEALADMNKTHPSISISINVSVIQLEDDDFISYLQFIMNKYSVNPANVHLEITETAMISNITKLTNRIIQAKEAGVMISVDDFGTGFSSIAVLRNLQIDYIKIDKSYIDNICSCDKDKSIVSAVTKMAHTIGTNVIAEGIETDEQLALIGQSGIDFYQGYLFSRPVSFKEAVHILEQEKQRKINK; this comes from the coding sequence ATGTACAAGTACCAACGTTTGTTGATTTTATCTGCAAATCTTCCTGTCTTACTGGCAATAAACATAGTGATTGCTTTTACTTTAGTAATGACTGATATGTATGGAACCGTTATAGGACAAGAGAAATTATGTTGGTTAATCTTATTAATTTCAGTTACCGCTTTTAGATATTTTGTTCATTCTTATTTTTCAAATGACAATAAACATAAGCTCGATTTGCACTTTGTTGGTGTCGTGATTGCAGGCCTTACCTGGGCTTTTTACCCATATCTATTTCACCAGAGTATGTCGACTAAAGAGACTATGCTGTCATTAATTATTTTTTGCGGCATGTCTGGCGGTAGCGTTACCTTGCTGTCCTGTGACCTTCGCTCTGCGATAGCTTATGTTTCACTGACCATTTTCCCATACAGTGTCGTGCTAATTATGTCCGGAGACCCAAGCCTAGAAAGCCTTGGACTTATGGGACTACTCTATGGTGTAGCTCTATGTATAACAGCCGTAAAAAGTTCTCGGATTATATTCTCTCTTATAGACAGTCAGGCAAAAGTAGAAGCAATCGCATCAGATTTAGAAATTGATTCTCACAACAAAGATCAAAAAATATCTATGCTTGAGCAGCGTGACATGTTGACGGGGTTGCTTAACCGAAAGAGTTTCATATCTGCTATAACTCTAATAAAAGCCAAAAACAATCAGCACCGCTCGCTCAATGGATTTGTACATATAGATATAGAAAAACTTCATAATGTTAATCAGAACTATGGTCACCAATACGGTGACCACATTATCACCAAGGTCGGTGAGGTTCTAAAAAACATCGATAAATTTTATGACACTTGCTCAGCCCGATACGGCAATGATGAGTTTACCATCCACATAAAAGTAAATACCGAAGAAGAGATCTTAAAATTTATTGCCACAATAAAAAAGCAATTAAGCGTTTACTTTCAACTAGATAACATCCGAGTTAAACCTGATTATTATTTTGGTTACTACATTGGAGATGACAGCATTTCGATCAATCAAGCCATGAGAAATGCTTATCTAGCCGTTACACAGGGAAAGAAAAGCAACACAAGAGTTTGCTGTTACGACACAAAAATTCAAGAAGATCAGCAACGAAATCAATACTTGCGTTATCACTTAAAAGCAGCCATTGGCGCTGAAAACTTTTTCATGAACTTCCAACCTATAGTACGTTGTAGCAATCAAGAAGTTCATTCATTTGAAGCTCTCGTTCGTTGGAAGCTTGAGAATAAAAACATCTCGCCAGCCGAGTTTATATCAGTAGCAGAAGAGCATGGATTGATTGTTGAACTAGGACAGTTAATCTTGAAAATGTCTATTGAGGCATTAGCGGATATGAATAAAACACATCCGTCGATTTCTATCTCGATTAATGTGTCTGTAATTCAGTTGGAAGATGATGATTTTATTAGCTACTTGCAGTTCATTATGAATAAATATTCGGTTAATCCAGCGAATGTTCATTTAGAAATAACTGAAACTGCAATGATTTCAAATATTACCAAGCTCACTAACCGTATTATTCAGGCCAAAGAAGCCGGAGTAATGATTTCTGTCGATGACTTTGGTACGGGCTTTTCATCCATTGCTGTACTTAGAAATCTGCAGATTGATTATATTAAAATTGATAAGTCCTATATTGATAACATTTGCTCTTGTGACAAAGACAAAAGCATTGTTTCTGCTGTCACTAAAATGGCTCACACAATTGGAACAAATGTTATTGCAGAGGGTATAGAGACTGATGAGCAATTAGCATTAATTGGGCAAAGTGGTATAGATTTTTATCAGGGATATTTATTTAGCAGACCTGTCTCATTTAAAGAAGCTGTCCATATATTGGAACAAGAGAAACAGAGAAAAATTAATAAGTAA
- a CDS encoding GlxA family transcriptional regulator: MLTLGAITEPFAQVNKILGEEKFQLIYVGEKAGANIEISGLPHSMASPPITLVTQASLADISEYDALIIASEQQPKAPLSKTAQLALQHYYQQENTFIISVQAGCFWLLENGIGLDESWAIHWRWEDEIKTKYPDLTVQYEHFRQSAKLASCASYSDCLNLLMVYLAKDESQVAARSVADELYLDRDKQSSQQRNATSEDELANGGLENIELPPRLAKAISLMESNLEEPLSADMIADLVHVSRRQLERLFKRYLDTMPARYYLQLRLKKARDLLQTTNLSVVQIGLTCGFSSGPHFSSAYKSYFEITPREERSKRLYATKN, encoded by the coding sequence TTGCTTACGTTGGGAGCGATCACCGAGCCTTTTGCGCAGGTGAACAAAATTCTGGGTGAAGAGAAATTCCAGCTTATCTATGTGGGAGAAAAGGCAGGAGCAAATATCGAAATCAGTGGTTTACCACATTCGATGGCAAGCCCCCCTATCACCTTGGTCACGCAAGCAAGCCTCGCAGACATTTCCGAATACGATGCGCTTATCATTGCCAGTGAACAACAACCAAAAGCCCCCTTATCGAAAACCGCTCAGCTCGCGCTGCAACACTACTATCAGCAAGAAAACACATTCATTATCAGTGTTCAGGCTGGCTGTTTCTGGCTGCTGGAAAATGGCATTGGGCTCGATGAATCATGGGCGATTCACTGGCGCTGGGAAGATGAAATAAAAACAAAATACCCAGACCTTACTGTTCAATACGAACACTTTCGTCAGTCCGCCAAGTTGGCAAGCTGCGCGAGTTATTCCGACTGCCTCAATTTGTTAATGGTGTATCTCGCCAAAGATGAAAGCCAAGTGGCCGCACGTTCCGTCGCTGATGAGTTGTACCTAGACAGAGACAAACAGTCGTCACAACAACGAAATGCCACTTCAGAAGATGAACTGGCTAATGGAGGACTGGAAAACATCGAGCTGCCTCCAAGGCTCGCAAAAGCCATATCACTGATGGAAAGCAATCTGGAAGAACCATTGTCAGCAGATATGATCGCCGATTTAGTGCATGTATCGAGACGCCAGCTAGAGCGGCTTTTCAAACGTTATCTCGACACCATGCCGGCTCGTTACTACCTGCAATTGAGATTAAAGAAAGCACGAGATCTGCTACAGACCACCAATTTGTCAGTGGTACAAATCGGCCTGACCTGCGGGTTCTCAAGTGGCCCGCATTTTTCGTCTGCTTATAAATCGTATTTTGAAATCACACCCAGAGAAGAGAGGTCAAAACGTTTATATGCAACCAAGAATTAA
- a CDS encoding arginine N-succinyltransferase — protein sequence MIVLRPVKLTDLSNIEKLAVDSGPMVCTLPAKREHLLQKIEQSIYSFEQDVFCPGEESYFFVLEETDTGHLLGTGAINALAGYRQAFYSFRNDIIIHSSRELNVHSRIHALTLNHDLSDHSQLCSFYIDPSQRHTLSPALITLGRLMFMNANSNRFANEWMAVLPGIADTQGRAPFWEHVGRKFFGMDYNQVEYYNGTRDKAFVAELMPHYPLYVPLINEEAQAVMGQVHQDAELQYQLLNDQGFEPDKYVEIFDAGPILTAPHNALPICLNMKTGSLVGEPLHADTKQYLVGYQGAKGFCAFIAEGNQTEDRLIITKELMEEVGLTQHQKVWFLAL from the coding sequence ATGATTGTATTACGTCCTGTCAAACTGACTGATTTAAGCAACATAGAAAAGCTTGCGGTAGATAGCGGCCCAATGGTGTGCACACTGCCAGCGAAGCGTGAACACCTATTGCAGAAAATTGAACAGTCCATTTACTCATTCGAACAAGACGTTTTTTGTCCGGGCGAAGAATCTTACTTCTTTGTATTAGAAGAGACCGACACTGGGCATTTGTTGGGCACAGGAGCCATCAACGCGCTAGCGGGATATCGTCAGGCGTTCTACTCGTTTCGCAACGACATCATTATCCACTCCTCGCGAGAGTTAAATGTTCACAGCCGTATTCACGCATTGACGCTGAATCATGACTTAAGTGACCACTCTCAACTGTGCTCTTTTTATATTGATCCATCGCAGCGCCACACGCTTTCTCCGGCGTTAATCACGCTAGGACGTTTGATGTTCATGAATGCGAACTCTAACCGATTCGCGAATGAATGGATGGCGGTGCTGCCGGGTATTGCAGACACCCAAGGCCGCGCTCCTTTTTGGGAACACGTTGGCCGCAAATTTTTCGGCATGGACTACAACCAAGTCGAATATTACAACGGCACACGCGACAAAGCGTTTGTTGCAGAACTGATGCCACATTATCCGCTCTATGTACCTCTGATTAATGAAGAGGCGCAAGCGGTTATGGGACAAGTTCATCAAGATGCTGAACTTCAATATCAGCTCTTAAATGACCAAGGTTTTGAGCCAGACAAGTATGTAGAAATCTTCGATGCTGGCCCTATTTTGACGGCTCCGCACAATGCGTTGCCTATTTGTCTGAATATGAAAACCGGGTCACTGGTCGGTGAACCTCTTCACGCTGACACAAAGCAATACTTGGTTGGTTACCAAGGAGCCAAAGGCTTCTGTGCATTTATCGCCGAGGGGAACCAAACAGAGGATCGACTGATCATTACTAAAGAATTGATGGAAGAAGTTGGCCTGACTCAACACCAGAAGGTGTGGTTCTTAGCCCTGTAG
- the dgcA gene encoding N-acetyl-D-Glu racemase DgcA, translating into MRKMSIKVEQWPLHEPFVISRMAPMLHGEVVVVGIEQAGCIGRGECERMDVFEPEYPDVLAMVEAFKSQVESGISRDKLRDIMPAGAARNAIDCALFELEAKLNKQTAWQMAGFKEAPKQVTTVFTLSLDTPEKMAKAAAAQKDRPILKLKLGREGDLERVKAVREAAPNVRLVIDANTGWSFEQLKTYLPELAKLGVEMVEQPLNAQEEHLLETITPELPITADESCIDRSSLANLKGRYQAVNIKLDKTGGMTEALDLLKDAQEMGFEIMVGCMIGTSLAMAPALLLAQQARWVDIDGPLLLSKDRSPSLHYHQSQVEPNQAVWG; encoded by the coding sequence ATGCGTAAGATGTCGATCAAGGTTGAACAGTGGCCACTGCACGAACCTTTTGTCATCTCTCGCATGGCTCCGATGCTGCACGGTGAAGTCGTTGTTGTGGGAATAGAACAAGCTGGCTGCATTGGTCGCGGTGAATGTGAACGTATGGATGTATTCGAGCCTGAATATCCAGACGTTCTTGCTATGGTTGAAGCGTTCAAATCTCAAGTGGAATCGGGTATTAGCCGCGATAAACTTCGCGACATTATGCCCGCAGGCGCAGCTCGTAACGCTATTGACTGCGCACTGTTTGAACTAGAAGCCAAACTGAACAAGCAAACAGCGTGGCAAATGGCGGGCTTTAAAGAGGCACCGAAGCAAGTCACCACAGTATTTACGCTTTCTTTAGATACGCCGGAAAAAATGGCTAAAGCGGCGGCGGCGCAAAAAGACCGCCCCATTCTCAAGCTGAAACTTGGCCGTGAAGGTGATTTAGAACGCGTCAAAGCCGTTCGTGAAGCTGCACCCAATGTACGTTTGGTTATTGATGCCAACACAGGCTGGAGCTTTGAACAGCTAAAAACTTACTTGCCGGAGCTCGCCAAACTTGGCGTAGAAATGGTGGAACAACCGTTAAATGCTCAGGAAGAACATTTATTGGAGACCATTACACCAGAGCTGCCAATTACTGCAGATGAGTCGTGTATCGACCGCTCGTCACTGGCGAATTTGAAAGGACGTTATCAAGCAGTCAACATCAAGCTGGATAAAACGGGCGGTATGACAGAAGCGTTAGACTTGCTTAAAGACGCACAAGAGATGGGTTTTGAAATCATGGTCGGTTGTATGATTGGAACATCACTGGCGATGGCTCCTGCCCTGCTTTTGGCTCAACAAGCTCGCTGGGTCGATATCGACGGGCCGTTACTGCTGTCGAAAGATCGCTCTCCGTCTCTCCATTATCATCAAAGCCAAGTTGAGCCTAATCAAGCGGTTTGGGGGTAG
- the astA gene encoding arginine N-succinyltransferase, which yields MMVIRPVTRDDKQALLKLATKTGVGFTSLPNNEARLAARIERMIETWEGKAPIHDQGYLFVLEDTESKQVVGISGVEVAIGLTEPWYDFRVGTLVHASKELNVYTQMPTLFLSNDHTGYSELCTLFLDPDYRKDKNGHLLSKSRMLFMSTFEDKFADKLIAEMRGVSDENGNSPFWESLGRHFFSIDFSEADYLTGIGQKAFIAELMPKHPMYVDFLTDEAKAVIAEVHESTLPARKILESEGMRYEGYIDIFDAGPTLEAYTKDLRIVRESETRKVLISDTYHETESTLLVGNLDYRNYRAIIGCQPCTETEITLSPAQAEILNVANGDLIRVAPLFAKEECREELAQSE from the coding sequence ATGATGGTAATTCGCCCAGTCACTAGGGATGACAAGCAAGCTTTATTAAAACTGGCGACCAAAACCGGTGTAGGTTTTACGTCGCTACCAAACAATGAAGCGAGATTGGCAGCACGTATTGAGCGTATGATCGAGACATGGGAAGGGAAAGCACCTATTCACGATCAAGGCTATCTATTTGTATTGGAAGATACGGAAAGTAAACAAGTGGTTGGTATCAGTGGCGTGGAAGTCGCAATTGGTCTAACAGAACCTTGGTATGATTTCCGTGTTGGCACTTTGGTACATGCGTCAAAGGAGCTTAATGTGTATACCCAAATGCCAACGCTTTTCCTCAGCAACGACCACACAGGTTACAGTGAACTTTGTACACTGTTCTTAGACCCTGATTACCGCAAAGATAAGAACGGTCACTTGCTGTCGAAAAGTCGCATGCTATTTATGTCTACCTTTGAAGACAAATTTGCAGACAAGTTGATCGCTGAGATGCGCGGCGTGTCTGACGAGAACGGTAACTCGCCATTCTGGGAAAGTTTGGGGCGTCACTTCTTCTCTATCGACTTTAGCGAAGCAGATTACCTGACAGGCATTGGTCAAAAAGCGTTTATCGCCGAACTTATGCCTAAGCACCCGATGTATGTTGATTTCTTAACTGACGAAGCAAAAGCGGTGATTGCAGAAGTGCACGAAAGCACGCTTCCTGCGCGTAAGATCCTGGAAAGTGAAGGTATGCGTTATGAAGGCTACATCGACATTTTTGATGCAGGCCCTACGCTTGAAGCGTACACCAAAGATCTTCGTATTGTTCGTGAAAGTGAAACTCGTAAAGTATTGATTTCAGATACTTATCACGAAACAGAATCAACACTGCTTGTTGGCAACCTTGATTACCGTAATTATCGAGCCATCATTGGTTGTCAGCCTTGTACAGAAACAGAAATTACCCTGTCTCCTGCACAAGCAGAGATTTTAAATGTTGCGAATGGCGACTTGATTCGAGTTGCGCCACTGTTTGCAAAAGAAGAGTGTCGCGAAGAGCTCGCTCAATCCGAGTAA